From Anopheles coluzzii chromosome 3, AcolN3, whole genome shotgun sequence, the proteins below share one genomic window:
- the LOC120959405 gene encoding adult cuticle protein 1-like, with protein sequence MKCIAVLVLAATALIAEGSVIPLALAPGYALALPAGLTVPGATVIQSNPPPTVVHALPAPVAVDVNGTPTLLLAPSPLGPAVVALAPAPGATAVSATRGAVHVAPLPGHSVSQTQLNLAPAPGSE encoded by the exons ATGAAG TGCATCGCAGTTCTCGTGCTTGCCGCGACGGCGCTGATCGCTGAAGGATCAGTAATCCCGCTTGCTCTCGCACCGGGATATGCGCTCGCGCTCCCTGCAGGACTTACCGTTCCTGGTGCAACCGTGATCCAGTCTAACCCACCACCAACGGTCGTCCATGCCCTGCCGGCACCGGTTGCGGTAGATGTCAACGGAACGCCTACCCTTCTGCTGGCACCATCTCCCCTCGGACCGGCCGTAGTTGCGCTCGCTCCAGCACCGGGAGCGACAGCCGTTTCGGCAACGCGTGGCGCTGTTCACGTGGCCCCACTGCCAGGACATTCCGTGTCGCAGACGCAGCTAAACCTGGCCCCTGCTCCAGGATCGGAATAG
- the LOC120959404 gene encoding uncharacterized protein LOC120959404, with protein sequence MQLFATVLLCVVVTNCAAHSTNLALFTPYVPVHPLDEGYFPRTRYFENLETGLLQEHPIVRFPDTTHSHPYFPTEPLLHFPHQQPLPQQHFHQPTQHQQDLFLPDDRYLSFIAPSSPLVAYVPVHRGKPGPWAVPNVFIKGQGYSTNHYVAPALMKKVLAQDPR encoded by the exons ATGCAG ctCTTTGCAaccgttttgttgtgtgttgtcgTTACAAACTGTGCGGCACACTCCACCAACCTGGCACTCTTCACACCGTACGTACCGGTACACCCGCTCGATGAAGGATACTTCCCACGAACCCGCTATTTTGAGAACTTGGAAACGGGCCTTCTACAGGAACATCCGATTGTGCGCTTTCCCGACACTACGCACTCACATCCTTACTTTCCCACGGAACCACTGCTACACTTCCCACACCAACAGCCGCTCCCACAGCAACACTTTCACCAGCCCACCCAACACCAGCAGGATCTGTTCCTTCCCGACGATCGTTACCTAAGCTTTATCGCTCCATCCTCGCCGCTCGTTGCGTACGTCCCGGTGCACCGTGGTAAACCGGGCCCCTGGGCAGTGCCGAACGTGTTCATCAAGGGCCAGGGCTACAGCACCAACCACTACGTTGCACCGGCGCTCATGAAGAAGGTTCTCGCACAGGACCCACGCTAA
- the LOC120959406 gene encoding uncharacterized protein LOC120959406, whose amino-acid sequence MDPYSRVLRIALAIGIVSSFVGRIDASFPGLSLEGWPYFYPLGPWHDHTPIQPYNEPVPIIPVVAAQLAEYPGAMSIAATRGAVHIAPLPGHSISQFQYNLDGPPGTY is encoded by the exons atGGAT CCCTACAGCAGAGTGCTCCGAATTGCACTGGCAATCGGTATCGTGTCATCGTTTGTGGGCCGCATAGACGCATCGTTTCCCGGTTTGTCGCTGGAAGGATGGCCTTACTTCTATCCACTCGGACCGTGGCACGATCACACCCCAATCCAACCGTACAACGAGCCCGTCCCGATCATTCCTGTTGTGGCAGCGCAGCTGGCGGAATATCCTGGCGCGATGTCGATCGCCGCAACACGTGGTGCTGTTCATATAGCACCACTTCCAGGACATTCGATTTCACAGTTCCAATACAACCTGGACGGTCCACCGGGGACGTactag
- the LOC120959403 gene encoding adult cuticle protein 1-like, which yields MKCMVAAVILALAVVSEAGLLPYGGWPYGHLAAPTVIQSNVLAHPYGAISHAAIHAAYAPHAAILAAPHAAILAAPHAAILAAPHAPAASVAHHAGVVPGATSVTATRGAVHVAPLPGHAVSQQQLNLAPAPGTL from the exons ATGAAG TGCATGGTAGCTGCAGTCATCTTGGCCCTGGCCGTCGTTTCGGAAGCCGGACTCCTGCCGTACGGTGGCTGGCCTTATGGTCATCTGGCCGCCCCGACCGTCATCCAGTCGAATGTGCTGGCCCACCCGTACGGTGCGATCTCGCACGCCGCCATCCACGCTGCTTACGCTCCGCATGCTGCCATCCTGGCCGCGCCGCACGCTGCCATCCTGGCCGCTCCCCATGCTGCCATCTTGGCCGCTCCGCATGCCCCAGCTGCGTCGGTCGCTCACCATGCTGGAGTCGTCCCTGGAGCCACCTCCGTCACTGCTACCCGAGGTGCTGTGCATGTCGCGCCCCTGCCTGGACATGCCGtctcccagcagcagctgaaccTGGCCCCGGCCCCTGGCACGCTCTAA
- the LOC120959402 gene encoding adult cuticle protein 1-like: MKVAVVAVVLALAVVSEAGVLPWGWPYAGLPAAYPVAAWPPAAIHAAYPAYAHHGAYLAAPHAAILAAPHAPAASVAHHAGVVPGATSVTATRGAVHVAPLPGHAVSQQQLNLAPAPGTI, translated from the exons ATGAAG GTCGCCGTTGTTGCCGTTGTTCTCGCCCTTGCCGTCGTCTCGGAGGCTGGAGTGCTTCCGTGGGGCTGGCCATACGCTGGACTTCCGGCCGCTTACCCAGTTGCTGCGTGGCCACCGGCAGCCATCCATGCCGCCTACCCAGCGTACGCTCACCATGGCGCTTATCTGGCCGCCCCGCACGCTGCCATCCTGGCCGCTCCTCATGCCCCAGCTGCCTCGGTCGCTCACCATGCCGGTGTTGTCCCTGGAGCCACCTCGGTCACTGCCACCCGTGGTGCTGTGCATGTCGCGCCCCTGCCTGGACATGCCGtctcccagcagcagctgaaccTGGCCCCGGCCCCGGGAACCATCTAA
- the LOC120957184 gene encoding keratin-associated protein 19-2-like, producing the protein MKVFIASIALVLLAVAEASYLPYGGSLVGYGSTWPVTTSVAYPSYGLYGKSVLPLATAKYAYPSVYNSYPLVNKVVSYAAPAKVVSYGGYGYGGYGYGAGYGYGAGYGYGLGYGKVLPSKYYL; encoded by the exons ATGAAG GTCTTCATTGCATCGATCGCTCTGGTTCTGCTGGCCGTCGCTGAAGCTTCCTACCTGCCGTACGGTGGTAGCTTGGTTGGATACGGCTCGACCTGGCCGGTGACGACCTCGGTCGCATACCCATCGTACGGACTGTACGGCAAGTCGGTGCTGCCGCTGGCCACCGCCAAGTACGCCTATCCGTCGGTGTACAACAGCTACCCACTGGTCAACAAAGTCGTTTCGTACGCCGCACCGGCTAAGGTGGTGAGCTATGGCGGATACGGCTATGGCGGTTACGGCTATGGCGCCGGATATGGCTACGGTGCCGGTTACGGCTACGGATTGGGCTACGGAAAGGTGCTGCCGTCGAAGTACTACCTGTAA
- the LOC120959548 gene encoding adult cuticle protein 1-like, producing the protein MKCIVAAVAVIALAVAAEAGYPYAGYPYAGYPYAGYGATVVQANAGAWPYAHAAYPYAHAGYPYAHAAAYPAAVAAYAAPHAALLAAPHAPLASVAHHAGVVPGATSVTATRGAVHVAPLPGHAVSQKQLNLAPAPGTL; encoded by the exons ATGAAG TGCATCGTTGCCGCCGTTGCCGTCATCGCCCTGGCCGTCGCCGCCGAGGCTGGATACCCGTACGCCGGATACCCGTACGCTGGATACCCGTACGCCGGATACGGTGCCACCGTCGTGCAGGCCAACGCTGGAGCCTGGCCGTACGCTCATGCCGCCTACCCGTACGCCCACGCTGGCTACCCGTACGCCCATGCTGCTGCCTACCCAGCGGCCGTCGCTGCCTATGCTGCCCCGCACGCCGCTCTGCTGGCCGCTCCCCATGCCCCGCTCGCCTCGGTCGCTCACCATGCCGGTGTCGTCCCTGGAGCTACCTCGGTCACTGCCACCCGTGGTGCCGTCCATGTTGCCCCGCTGCCCGGCCACGCCGTGTCGCAGAAGCAGCTGAACCTGGCCCCGGCCCCCGGAACTCTGTAA
- the LOC120958129 gene encoding uncharacterized protein LOC120958129, with protein sequence MKSFAATAVALMAAVGMIEAGYIGAPYTELAHASHTVHDTGAYYDDHYAPFAHAAPAYAAPYAGYYYGNPSGTYSYWGAHGPTVVQENAASLPAAPLHGAHLYAPYASLYGAYGPVKTTVVQENHAASSLANHWGLPAAYGVYEHGYGYGHYNHHLAGVAPVAKYLL encoded by the exons ATGAAG TcgtttgctgctactgctgttgccTTAATGGCTGCTGTGGGTATGATCGAGGCCGGATACATCGGCGCACCGTACACCGAGCTCGCACACGCGTCGCACACCGTCCACGATACCGGTGCCTACTACGACGATCACTATGCGCCGTTCGCGCACGCTGCTCCAGCCTATGCCGCACCGTATGCTGGCTACTACTATGGCAACCCCTCCGGTACGTACAGCTACTGGGGCGCCCATGGACCGACGGTCGTGCAGGAAAATGCGGCCAGCCTGCCAGCGGCACCCTTGCATGGAGCTCATCTGTATGCGCCGTACGCATCGCTTTACGGAGCCTACGGACCGGTGAAGACGACTGTCGTGCAGGAGAACCATGCGGCCAGTAGTCTTGCGAACCATTGGGGCCTTCCCGCTGCCTACGGTGTGTACGAACACGGGTATGGATATGGACACTACAACCATCATCTTGCTGGTGTGGCCCCAGTTGCTAAGTATTTGCTGTGA
- the LOC125907204 gene encoding uncharacterized protein LOC125907204: protein MKGFIAIAVLALATVSQGSYLPAVQSVLPYAYSSGLHGLGAYDGLGHYSSLGGLGYSSVLDHGLSYPYSTALPYSVYNNGLYGGYYGAKYAPNVVQANVNTLKTVSPLGLYGGYYGAKYAPTVVQANVNTLKTVSPLGLYGGYGVEHGYGLGHGYGYGYNNYLPVQGHAAKYVAANPGAVHVAPLPGHLVNQKSIVA from the exons ATGAAG GGATTCATCGCGATCGCTGTGTTGGCTCTGGCCACCGTCTCCCAGGGATCATATCTGCCAGCGGTACAGTCGGTCCTTCCGTACGCCTACAGCTCTGGCCTCCATGGGCTGGGTGCCTATGATGGTCTGGGCCATTACTCGTCGCTCGGTGGACTGGGATACTCATCGGTGCTGGACCATGGCCTCTCCTACCCGTACTCGACCGCTCTTCCGTACTCTGTCTACAACAACGGTCTGTATGGAGGATACTATGGTGCCAAGTACGCTCCAAATGTGGTCCAGGCCAACGTGAACACTCTGAAGACGGTCAGCCCGCTGGGTCTATATGGCGGATACTACGGTGCCAAGTACGCCCCAACTGTGGTCCAGGCCAACGTGAACACTCTGAAGACGGTCAGCCCGCTGGGTCTGTATGGAGGATACGGTGTGGAGCACGGATACGGTCTCGGTCACGGATACGGCTACGGATACAACAACTACCTCCCAGTCCAGGGTCATGCCGCGAAGTACGTTGCTGCCAACCCGGGAGCCGTTCATGTGGCCCCTCTGCCAGGCCATCTGGTGAACCAGAAGTCGATTGTTGCTTAA
- the LOC120956857 gene encoding uncharacterized protein LOC120956857, producing the protein MKFFIAIMAVAFVAASEASYLPYDDVLSYQHGYGYGLPVSKVVYGSSYDLPAAVDKYSYPSSLYGSYPAVKKVVEYPSVAPVLATKVVDNSYDLGYNKLVAPVLSSGYGLGYNKLVAPVVATKVVDNGLWNYGGYGLGYNKYLSTAPVAKYVL; encoded by the exons ATGAAG TTCTTCATTGCAATCATGGCTGTGGCGTTCGTCGCTGCCTCGGAGGCGTCCTACCTGCCATACGATGATGTCCTGTCCTACCAGCACGGCTACGGCTATGGACTTCCGGTGTCGAAGGTGGTCTATGGCTCGTCGTACGATCTCCCAGCAGCGGTGGACAAGTACTCCTACCCATCATCGTTGTACGGTTCCTATCCGGCCGTGAAGAAAGTGGTCGAATACCCGTCGGTTGCTCCAGTGCTGGCCACCAAGGTCGTTGATAACAGCTACGATCTGGGATACAACAAGCTGGTCGCTCCAGTGCTGAGCAGCGGATACGGTCTGGGATACAACAAGCTGGTCGCTCCCGTCGTCGCCACCAAAGTCGTCGATAATGGACTGTGGAACTATGGAGGATACGGTCTGGGATACAACAAGTATCTGTCGACTGCTCCCGTTGCCAAATACGTGTTGTAA
- the LOC120956860 gene encoding cuticle protein 16.5-like — protein MKCIAAVVMVALAVVAECGLIPAPVVYSAPQTTVVQQNVAPKYVVSAPLAYAAPAYSYAAPSYSYAAQTVSHAVPAVSYARVASVAPVAYSAPSFYADSDVVEAAPVAVASAATVVAQPAVAVVAQKQARYVAANRGAVHEAPLAGHAVNQQSLNLEAAPGTL, from the exons ATGAAG TGCATCGCAGCTGTAGTCATGGTGGCTCTGGCCGTCGTCGCTGAGTGCGGCCTCATTCCGGCTCCGGTGGTGTACTCTGCTCCCCAGACGACTGTCGTCCAGCAGAATGTGGCTCCGAAGTACGTGGTTTCGGCCCCTCTCGCGTACGCCGCTCCCGCTTACTCCTATGCCGCTCCGTCCTACTCCTATGCTGCGCAAACCGTCTCCCATGCCGTCCCAGCCGTCTCGTATGCCCGTGTCGCCTCAGTAGCTCCAGTCGCCTACTCCGCGCCATCGTTCTACGCTGATTCGGATGTGGTGGAAGCTGCTCCAGTGGCCGTAGCTTCTGCTGCCACCGTCGTCGCTCAGCCTGCCGTGGCTGTTGTCGCCCAGAAGCAGGCTCGCTATGTTGCTGCCAACCGTGGCGCCGTCCACGAGGCTCCTCTGGCCGGACATGCCGTCAACCAGCAGTCCCTGAACCTTGAAGCTGCACCTGGAACTCtgtaa